The genomic segment CGTCGCTGTTGAGCACCTTCCGGATGTCCACCTCGAAATCAAGGGTGTCGCCGGCTTCCACCGCAATGCCGTAGAGATTGGTGTCGGCCTGGCTGTTGTGCGCCATCCACGCGCCCAGCACGCCGTGGCGGCTGCTCAGAATGCGGGCCATGATGCCGTCGCCATTGGGGCTCTGGTGCACAATGCGCCCCTCGATGTTGTACACGCCGGATTCGGGCGCGGTCCAGCGGCGGGCAATGGCGTGGTCGAGATCGTTGCCCGGGTGGCCGCCCTCCGCCGTGATCTGTACCCAGCCAATCCGATCATCGGGCCAGGAGCGCCCGCCCTGGTAGGCCGTGCCGTTGAAGTGCGGGATCGGCGTGAAACTGGCCATCGCGCCGGCGGCCTCGTCGAAGCGCCCGTAGCCGTAGGTCCAGGCGGACGGCTCGACGGCGGGCGGCGGCGGCGGCGTAATGGCGGACTCCATAAACGCCAGGGATTGCGCGGCCTGCTCCGGCGTGGCTGCGCGCTGGTAGGCGTGCTGGAAGAACCACGCAATGCGGTCCGTGCCCGCCTCCGGAACGGCTTCGGCGGCACGCCCGGCGAAAGCCTTCGCCTGGGCCTGCACGAAGGGGTTGTTCATGAGGAATAGCGCCTGCTGCGGCACGGTGGTGTCAAGGCGGCGCGGGCTGTGCATGTCGGGGCTCGGGAAGTCGAACATGCGGAACACCGGCGGCAGGAACTGGCGGTCGACGCGCGCGTAGATCGTGCGGCGGGCCGGGTAGGGCTCGCGCGCAATGTCCACCGGACGCCCGCCCAGCGCGAGATCGATTTCGCCGGACGCAAAGAGGATGGCGTCGCGCAGAGACTCGAAATCGAGGCGGTAGCGGTTGAAACGCCAAAGCAAACGGTTCTCCGGGTCAACTTGCATCGCCTTCGTAACGCGCGGATCGTCCGCCGGGGACGCGCTCGACTGCCGGTAGGCCGACGAAAGCACGATCTGGCGGTGGATCTGCTTGATGGACCAGCCCTCCGCAATGAAGTAGTCCGCGAGCCAGTCCAGCAGTTCCGGATGGCTCGGATCGGCGGCGCGCGTGCCGAAATCGCTCGGCGTCGCGACGATGCCTTCGCCGAAGTGCCAGCCCCAGACGCGGTTCACCATCACGCGCGCGGTCAGCGGGTTGTCCGCGCTGGCGATCGCCTCGGCCATTTCGCGGCGCCCACTTCCGTGTTGGAAGGGCTGGCGCCCGGGGCCTTCGAGGATCTCCAGAAACTGGCGGGACACCTGCGGCCCTGGGTTCGCGGGATTCCCGCGGCCGAACACGCGCGGCGCGGGCATGTCGGGCTTGTCGGCAAGCGTCACGGCGAAGGGCGGAGCCGCCGGGGACTCAATGATCCAGCGGTCGATCTCGGCGTAGAGCCGACCGAGCTCGACGCGGGCCGGCTCGGCGAACATCCACTCCAGATCGACAATCGCGCCTTCCGGGACGCGGATGGGAGAGCCGTCGCGCACCATGATCTGGCGGATGGCCTCGCGGCCCGGGTCGGGCAGGGCCGCGGGCGCCTCCACCGCGTTCTCCTCGGCGGCCTTGACCAGCGCGATCCACTCGTCCTCCACGCTCTTGAACAGCGCCCCGTAGCGCCGGGCCGCGTCGGTCAGGGAATCGGGCGCGGCGCCTTCAAGCAGCGCGCCCAACACCGGCGCGGCGGCCTGGGTGGCGGACTGCGCGGCGGACGCCAGGACGATGTCGCCATCGCGCGGCGGCGC from the Candidatus Hydrogenedentota bacterium genome contains:
- a CDS encoding PSD1 domain-containing protein, which codes for MRIAVKSRLPVLCVALGIACPVLASPEDFFEKKIRPALIDNCFGCHSSATDAVKGELLLDSAAGLARGGKSGQPAVTPGDPAASRLMRAIRYQHPELQMPPSGPLPETVVADFDRWIREGAVFPESDAPIDLFASARKHWAFHPPAPQALPAVQDTAWPRTEIDHFILAKIEEAGLAPAPEADRRTLIRRLSFGLLGLPPAPEEVVAFENDPDPRAYENLVERYLASPHYGERWARHWLDVARYADTKGYVYGGREEVKFVHSHVYRDWVVDAMNRDRPYDEFLKLQIAADEMSDESSRADLAAMGFLTLGQRFLGVMPDIVDDRIDTVTRGLMGLTVSCARCHDHKFDPVPIEDYYSLYGVFTGSSERRVPIEPEYAEDPAWAEFTAEMQKREQALRERFREETEKLETRLRSQVDRYLAAVPDANKLPTDEFYEIRNEEDINPTIVRRWAAYIARLGEDDPVFGPWNRLASIPPDQFADRAPEVLARYAPPRDGDIVLASAAQSATQAAAPVLGALLEGAAPDSLTDAARRYGALFKSVEDEWIALVKAAEENAVEAPAALPDPGREAIRQIMVRDGSPIRVPEGAIVDLEWMFAEPARVELGRLYAEIDRWIIESPAAPPFAVTLADKPDMPAPRVFGRGNPANPGPQVSRQFLEILEGPGRQPFQHGSGRREMAEAIASADNPLTARVMVNRVWGWHFGEGIVATPSDFGTRAADPSHPELLDWLADYFIAEGWSIKQIHRQIVLSSAYRQSSASPADDPRVTKAMQVDPENRLLWRFNRYRLDFESLRDAILFASGEIDLALGGRPVDIAREPYPARRTIYARVDRQFLPPVFRMFDFPSPDMHSPRRLDTTVPQQALFLMNNPFVQAQAKAFAGRAAEAVPEAGTDRIAWFFQHAYQRAATPEQAAQSLAFMESAITPPPPPAVEPSAWTYGYGRFDEAAGAMASFTPIPHFNGTAYQGGRSWPDDRIGWVQITAEGGHPGNDLDHAIARRWTAPESGVYNIEGRIVHQSPNGDGIMARILSSRHGVLGAWMAHNSQADTNLYGIAVEAGDTLDFEVDIRKVLNSDEHLWAPVITRADTEDSAMAKRWDARAEFAGPWTAPPEPLGAWEKYAQVLLSSNEFMFVD